In one Hymenobacter sp. DG25B genomic region, the following are encoded:
- a CDS encoding YybH family protein, which yields MPTTATSIRDEIRRANDTFEASFARGDSAAIARLYTDGGVVLPTGMEPIQGTAGIQAFWQGAMEMGIKQVKLKTREVEELEDTAIELGNYTLFAGNGQQIDQGKYMVVWKEQGGHWKLHQDIWNTNIPAAS from the coding sequence ATGCCTACCACAGCCACAAGCATTCGTGATGAAATCCGGCGTGCCAATGACACCTTTGAAGCCAGCTTTGCGCGCGGAGACTCCGCCGCCATTGCCCGCCTGTACACCGACGGCGGCGTAGTGCTGCCCACCGGCATGGAGCCCATTCAGGGCACGGCGGGCATTCAGGCTTTCTGGCAGGGCGCCATGGAAATGGGCATTAAGCAGGTAAAACTGAAAACCCGGGAGGTAGAAGAGCTGGAAGACACCGCCATTGAGCTCGGCAACTACACCCTCTTCGCGGGCAACGGCCAACAAATAGATCAGGGCAAATACATGGTGGTCTGGAAAGAGCAGGGCGGCCATTGGAAACTCCACCAGGACATCTGGAACACTAACATTCCGGCTGCTTCCTGA